Within Sphingomonas piscis, the genomic segment ATCGGCTATCGCAAGGACAAGGTGAACGCGGGCGAGGTGCTCGCCGCCGTGCAGCGGGACGGGTTGGGGATCGTCGATGTGCGAACGCGCGATCCCGATCTCGAAGATGTGTTCCTGAGCCTTACGAGCGAGGCTGCGGCTTGAGCCAGCAATTCGACGTACTGATCGTTGGGTCGGGCGCGGCAGGGCTGACGGCGGCGCTGAACCTTGCCGAGCATCGCAAGGTCGGGGTGATCGCCAAAGGTGCGCTGAACGAAGGGGCGACCGGCTGGGCGCAGGGCGGCATCGCCGCCGTGCTTGAAGAAGGCGACACCTTCGACGCCCACGTCAACGACACGATGATAGCCGGCGCAGGGCTCAACGACCGGGATGTCGTCGAGCATGTCATTGCCGGCGCGCCCGCCGCCATCGAGCGGCTGGCGGAGCTTGGCGTGCCCTTTGCGGCGGGTGAGGACGGCAATCGCTGGCACCTGACGCGGGAAGGCGGGCACAGCCACCGCCGCATCGTCCACGTCGCCGATGCGACCGGCGCGGCGGTGCAGCGCGCGTTGGAGGAGGCAGCGCTCAAGAACCCGAACATCACTTTGGTGCCCGACATGGTGGCGATCGACCTCATCACCGGCCGGCACGCCACGAATTTTTCGACCAGTGGGGCGATCCACGGCCTTTACGCCTTCAACCGCAAGACGAAGCGGGTGGAGACGCTGACGGCGCGGGCGACCATTCTCGCCAGCGGCGGTGCGGGGCGCGCCTATCTTTATTCCACGGCGCCGCGCGGCGCGACGGGCGACGGCATAGCGATGGCCTGGCGGGCAGGCTGCCGAGTCTCCAATATGGAGATGATGCAGTTCCACCCGACCTGCCTTTACAATCTGGAGGTCAAGAACTTCCTGATCACCGAGGCGGTGCGCGGCGAGGGCGGGCAGCTCAAGCATCCGGTCACCGGAAAGCGCTTCATGCTAGACTATGACGAGCGCGCGGAGCTTGCCCCGCGCGATGTCGTCGCCCGGGCCATCGACAATGAGATCAAGCGTGACGGCCTCGACTATGTCCACCTCGACATCTCGCACCGTGACCCAGTGTTCGTGCGCGAGCATTTCCCGAACATCTACGACCGGCTGATCGCGCTGGGGATCGACATCACCGCTCAGCCGATACCCGTGGTCCCGGCCCAGCATTACACCTGCGGCGGGGTGATGGTGGACATCCATGGCTGCACCGATGCGCCCGGCCTGTATGCCGCGGGAGAAGTTACGGAATCCGGGCTGCACGGCGCCAATCGTCTGGCGTCCAACAGCCTGCTCGAATGCCTGGTCTTCGGAGAGGCCGCAGCGAGGCACATCCTACAATCGTGGGACAGCCTGGCCGAGGTGCCGGAGATCCGCGTCTGGGACGAAAGCCGCGTCACGAGCAGCGACGAAGAAGTCGTGATTCAGCAGATCTGGGGCGAAATCCGCCGGTTCATGTGGAACTTCGTGGGCATCGTCCGAACCACCAAGAGGCTGGAGCGGGCCAAGCGGCGCATTGACATGCTCCGACAGGAAGTCACCGATTATTATGCCAATTTCCGCGTGACGCCTGACCTGATCGAGCTCAGGAACCTGGTGGAGGTCGCGGACCTGATCATCCGATCAGCCCTGCACCGGCACGAAAGCCGGGGGCTACACTTCACGCTCGATTATCCGACGACAGCGCCCGAAGCGAAGGACACGCTGCTGGTGCCTTGAACGCAAACGGGCCCGGCGGCGCCGAGCCCGTCCTTGCGACTGGTTATTTAGGCAGCCTGTTTGACCACCGGCAGTTCCGCAACTTCCGCAACCAGCGCGGGGCCGCGCTTGGGCGATGTACGGAGGTGGGTCGAATATAGCGTCAGGCCGGTGAACATGATGCCGCCCACCAAATTGCCGAGCACGGTCGGGATCTCGTTCCACAGGAAGTAATCGGCGATCGAGAAGTCTCCGCCCATCATCATCGCGGTTGGGAACAAGAACATGTTCACGATCGAATGTTCGAATACCATGTAGAAGAACAGCATGATCGGCATCCACATGGCGATCACCTTGCCGCTGACATGGGTCGAGATCATCGCGCCGACGACGCCCGCAGAGACCATCCAGTTGCACAGCATGCCGCGCACGAAGATGGTGAGCCAGCCGGCGAGGCCGTACTGCTCATAACCGAGCGTACGATCGACGCCGATGTTGGCAAGCTTCTGACCCACGGCATTGGGCTCGACCGAGAAACCGTAGGTGAAATAGACGGCCATCAGGAAGGCGGTGGTAAGCGCCCCGGCGAAGTTGCCGGTGAATACCAGACCCCAGTTGCGCAACACGCCGCTCCAGGTGCACCCTGGGCGTTTGTCGAGGACCGCCAGCGGCGCCAGCACGAATACGCCGGTGAGCAGGTCGAAGCCGAACAATAGCAGCATCACGAAACCCACGGGGAACAGGATGGCGCCCGCGAGCGGCTGGCCCGTTTGTACATTGATGCTGACGGCAAAGGCGGCGGCGAGCGCCAGGATGGCGCCGGCCATGTAGGAACGGATCAGCGTGTCCTTCGCGGACATGAAGATCTTCGCCTCGCCGGCGTCGACCATCTTGGTCACGAAATCGGTGGGTTGGAGGTAAGCCATGGTTCGTCCCCTTGTTCGGATGTTTGGCGATCAGGCGGCCTGCGGAATGACGGCGGCTCGGGCGATCAGGATGCGGCCGGCGACCACCCGCACCGGAATGGTCGGAACGCAGCCCTCATCGGGCGCCGCCGCTTCACCGGTGACGAGTGAGATCTTCCAGTCGTGCAAGGGGCAGGCCACCTTGTCGCCCTGCACGATGCCCTGGGAGAGCGGCCCGCCCTTGTGCGGACAGCGGTTCACCAGCGCGTAGACGCGGTTGTCGCCGGTACGGAACACGGCCAGTTCCTCGCCGCCTGCCACCGGAACGCTCCGCGCCCCACGCAGTGGGATCTGCTCGACCGGGCCGAGGTCCAACCAGTCGGCGATCAGGCCGTTGTCGTTCATGCGGTCACCATCGGACGGACTTCCGCCATTGGGCTGTGGAGATAGCGGTCGGCGCCGGCGGCCCGCTCTGCCCAGGGGTCGTCCTGCGAGAAGCTCTGCGAATAAGCGAAGCGGCGGGCGAGCTCCGAGCGGAGGTCGGCATCGTCGGCGATCCGGGTCTTGATGAAGTCGAGGCCGACCCGCTCGATCCATGGTGCGGTGCGCTCGAGGTAGCGGGCCTGTTCGCGATAGAGCTGTACGAAGGCCGCCGCATATTCGAGCACGTCCTCCTCCGTTCCAACCTTGCAGAGGAGGTCGGTGACCCGGACCTTCATCCCGCCATTGCCGCCGACGTGGAGCTCGTAGCCGCTGTCGACGCAGACCACGCCCAGATCCTTGATGGTCGCTTCCGCGCAGTTGCGGGGACAACCGGACACGGCGATCTTGAATTTGTGCGGCATCCAGCTGCCCCAGGTCAGCCGCTCCAGCTTGACCCCCAGCCCGGTCGAATCCTGCGTTCCGAAGCGGCACCATTCGGAGCCGACGCAGGTCTTCACCGTGCGCAGCGACTTGCCGTAGGCATGACCCGAGACCATGCCGGCAGCGTTAAGGTCGGCCCAGACCGCGGGCAGGTCGTCCTTCTTGATGCCGAAGATGTCGATTCGCTGCCCGCCGGTGACCTTCACCAGCGGCGCTTCATATTTCTCAACGACGTCGGCAATCGCGCGAAGCTCACGCGGGTTAGTGATGCCGCCCCACATGCGCGGCACCACCGAGTAAGTGCCGTCCTTCTGAATGTTGGCGTGCATCCGTTCGTTGACGAAGCGGCTCTGCTGGTCGTCGCGATACTCGCCGGGCCAGGCGCACAGCAGATAGTAATTCAACGCCGGACGGCAGGAGGAACAACCGTCCGGCGTCGACCAATGCAATTCCTGCATTACCTGCGGAATCGCCTTGAGCTGCTTGTCGACGATATGCTTTCGGACCTCGTCGTGGGTGAAGCTGGTGCATTTGCACATCGTCTTCACCGCCCGCTCGCCGGCATATTCCGCGCCGAGCGTCAGTTTCAGCAAGCACTCGACCTGGCCGGTGCAGGAGCCGCACGAGGCGCTCGCCTTGGTGTTGGCGCGAACGGCATCGAGCGTCGTCGAGCCATTGCGGATGGCGTAGGTGATGGTGCCCTTCCAGACGCCGTTACACCCACAAATTTCGGCCGTGTCGGGCAGCGCCGCCACGGCCGAAGTAGGGTCCGCGGCGTTTCCTCCTTCGGCATAGGCCTGGCCAAGGATCAGCCGCTCGCGGAGCTCGCCGATGTCCTCGCCGCGCTTGAGAAGATCGAAATACCAGCTGCCGTCGGCGGTGTCGCCGTAGAGCACGGCGCCGACCAATTTGTCTTCGCGAACGACCAGCCTTTTATAGACGCCGCGGCAGGCATCACGAAGGACGATGTCCTCACTTTCGCCGCTGCCGCTGAAGTCGCCGGCTGAGAAGACGTCGATTCCCGACACCTTCAGCTTGGTCGAGGTGACGGAGCCTTCGTAGCCCGTGTGCTGCTCGGTCAAACCGTCGGCGAGCGAGCGGCACATGTCGAAGAGGGGCGCGACCAGGCCGTAACAGGTGGAGCGATGCTCGACGCATTCACCGACCGCAAGAATTGACGGGTCCGAGGTGACGAGGTGATCGTCGACCTGCACTCCGCGTCCGACCTCAAGCCCCGCCGCCTTCGCAAGTTCCGTGTTGGGCCGAATGCCGACTGCCATAACGACGATGTCGGCGGGAAGCTCACGCCCGTCCTTCAGGCGGACCCCGGTGACATGGCTGTCGCCCATGATCTCGGCAGTGTCGGCCTGGGTGATGATCTCCATCCCCGGCGTTCCAGTTCCTGCCGGAGCAGCCAGCCGGCCGCTTCGTCGAGCTGCCGCTCCATCAGCGACCCCATCAGGTGCAGCACCGTGACCTTCATGCCGCGGAGCGACAGGCCGTGCGCCGCCTCAAGCCCGAGAAGGCCGCCGCCGATCACCACCGCATGACCGCCGCGCTCCGCCGCCTCAACCATGCGGTCGACGTCATCGAGATCGCGAAAGGTGACGACGCCGGGCAGATCCTTGCCGGGAACGGGGATGATGAACGGATCGGAGCCGGTGGCCAGGATCAGCTTGTCGTAGGGCCGGATCTTGCCCGAGGCGGCGCGGACCAGTTTCGCCGCTCGGTCGATCTCGACCACCGGATCGCCCGCGAGCAGCTCGATGCCGTTCGACGCATACCAGCGCTCGTCGTTGATCACGATCTCGTCGTAGGTCTTCTCTCCGGCAAGCACCGGGGAGAGCATGATGCGGTTGTAGTTCACTCGCGGCTCGGAGCCGAAGATCGTCACCCGAAAGCGGTTCGGATCGCGTGCAATCACTTCTTCGACAGCACGGCAGCCCGCCATGCCGTTGCCGATGACGACGAGGCGTGCGCGGCTGTCTGCCGCTTGCTCGCCCTTCCCTGCCGTCTCTGGATCGCGATACATTGCTCGTCTCCGAAACATGAAAAAAGCCGCCGTCGACCTGGCCCTTGCGGGTGGTCGGCGGCGGCATTGCCTGATCTCTGGGCTGCATCGGCTCCGGCCCTGGAGCGATGCAGCGAATGGTGAACCTCTTTGTTCGCCTGCGAAGGTCACGCAATCAAGCGAATGGCGCAAGCCCTAATGGTGCGTTGCAGCACGAATGCCAATTTTTCACGCTCAGTACGCCCATTCCACCTGGAGCCAGGCCTTCTCCGTGTCGGTCGCGAACTGGCGCGCATCGTAGCCCGCATATTTGGCTGTAACCGTCCACCGCCCCTTCTTCGCGGCGATGATCGCGTTCCACTCATTTCCGTAATGCTGGCCGAGCCTGTCGCTCCGGTACCGATGATAGGTCACCGCCGGGCCGATGCTGTCGAAGCCGAACTGCTTCTTCCAGCCGTAAGCGACACTTGCGTAGAGATCGCGAAGGCCGTTGGGCGGCGCGGTCAGGAACTTGTCGGCCCAGCCGTTGAACTTGTGCAGCGTCGCCAGCGGAGTCTGGAAGCTTGTGAAGGCCACTCCCTTGTCGGCACCAAGTACTTCGCGCCCAAGGACCAGTTTCCAAGGCCCGCTTTCAACCCCCGCCTCGGTGAGAAGGTAATTGGAGACATAGTCGTTGGGATTGCGCTGGTAGTCCGCCTGCGAGGCGAAGCTGAATGCATAGGTAAGCTTTGCAGCCTTCGACAACGGCTTGGCGCCTGCGACACGAATGCCGAGCGTCTTGCTCGACTGGCGATAAAGCGAAACGACCTGCTCGTTCTGATCGATTAGGACCGCGAAAGCAGAGACGTTTCCGATCGGGGTCGGGTGGCCGAGGTTGGCGAACAGGTAATTGCCGTCCACCGCCTGCTGACGCCCGCCAACGCCATCGCGTCCCCAGATGGTCCGCACCGACCAGGAATAAGTAAGGTCTGCCTTCAGCCCCTTGGGATCAGCATATTCCAGCCGCACCGCATCGAAGGTCTGCTCATTCTGTCGCCATCCGCTGTTGCCGACGAAGCGCTGGTCCTCGATCAGGATGCGCTGCCGTCCGCCGGTCACCACCGTCCTGGCCAGACCGCGATATTGCAGCTGCAGCCGATTCAGCTCGAGGTTCTTGGGGTCGGAAACCAGCGGGTACCCGGCCTTGCCGTTGAACCCGCTGTCATAGTCGTGGTTCAGCGGCACGGTCGCTTCGGCCTCACCCAGCAACCGCCAAGCGCCCATGCTCGCCTCCGCGCCGCCGCGGGCCCGCAATGTCGTTGCATTCGCTTCGTCCGCGAAGCCGTCCTGGTCGACGAATTCGTGGCGGACACGAAGGTCCAGCAACGGCGTGACGGCGGTCGCTTCCGCGAAGGCCGGTGTGGCCATTGCCGATGTTGCAGCCGCTGCAATCATGGCGGCGAGCCGTCGTTTGCCCTTCTGTTTCACCCTGCCCCCCCATTCAAACAAGAAAGCCGCTCACCGGAAGAACCGGTCAGCGGCTGTGCTGGTCATCGTTCGAGCCTTCACCTCAGCTTCGAGGGGCGGCCCTATGGCGCATTGCTGCGCTGCACCATTGTTGCTTCAGGCGACCGGACGGATCAACCCCGATTGCTGCTTGGCGATATATTCACCGATACGTTCCGGATCGAAGACTTCGCCATCGAAGAAGCGGTCTGGCGCGAGGGTCAGATTGCCTTTGGGGGATGCCGCCGGATAGTCGACGCCGAGACTGCCCTCCACCTTCAGGCTGGCGGTCGGCAGCGGAGTTTCGCTGAGTGCGAGCGCCCGCCGGTAGATGTCCGAGCGGAAGACCTTGGATGCGGCAAGCTCGGCTTCCCCGGACGCCGGAAGGTAGTTCCAGCGGACCAGCTGTGAGTAGATCCACAACGCCTGGCTTCGCCACGGGAAGTTGGCGGCATGGCGATGCAGCAGCAGATAATTGGGCGAGTGGACTTCCTCGCCGCGCGAACTCAGCAGCAGCTTACCGGTCAGCGCCCGGCTTAGAAAGCGGTCGGGGCGGCCGACATATTCGTCGCGCGCCAAGATGCCGGCCAGCTCGTCGCGGTTGTCGGGTTGGTCGCACCAGCGGGCTGCATCGTCGAGCGCTCGCAGGAGATCGTCGACGGTATCGGCGTGACTTTCCGCCCAGTCTTCGCGAAAGGCCAGCAGCTTCTCCGGCCCGCTTTCCCAGATGCGCGCGCTGATTGCGACGATCTCGCCCACCCCCGCGTCGACAGCGACGCTGTTCCACGGCTCGCCGACGGTGAAGCCATCGATCTCGCCCCTACCCAGCGCGTCCACCATCAAGGGGGGCGGAACCACGCGAAGCTCGATGTCGCGATCCGGGTCGATGCGGGCGTAAGCAAGCCAGTAGCGCAAGGCCAGCGCGTGGGACGAGAAACGGTGCACGACGGCGATGACCGGCCGTCGGTCGAGGCTCGGCAAAACGGAGGCCAGCGCACGCGCCGTTGCCGCCGGATCGGTCACACGCTGCAGCGGATCGCCACCGAGCGCCGTCGCCAACGACCGCGAAAAGGTGATGGCATTGCCGTTGGTGTTCAGCTTGAACGGCGCCGCGATCGGCGCGCGGTGCTGGCTCAGCCCCAGGCTGACGCCCACGGCAAGAGGCGCCAGAAGATGCGCCGCCTGCACCTGACCGTAGACCAAGCGATCGCGGACGGTCGCCCATGACACGTCGCGGACCAGATTGAGATCGATGCCCCGCGCCTCGGCAAATCCCTTCTCCTTGGCTGCGACCAGGACGGCACAATCCGTCAGGGGAATGAAGGCGATGGAAATGGGGGTCATCGGGCTTTGCCCTCCAACAGGTCGTTCGCGGTCAGCAGCGCGTCGGCGACCTCGGCAATACGCTTGCTCTGGCGCATCGCAGCGGTGCGCAACAAGGCGTAGGCCTCGGCTTCTCCAAGGCCCTTGCTGTTCATGAGAAGCAGCTTGGCCCGGTCGATCGTCTTGCGCTCGGCAAGCTCGGTCTTCGCTTCGCTGAGCTCCCGCTTCAGGTTGGAAAACGCGTTGAAGCGGCGGATCGCCAGATCGAGGACGGGTTTGACGCGGTCCTTGCGAAGCCCATCCACCACGTAGGCCGAAACGCCGGCGTCGATTGCGGCGCCGATCATCGCCTCGTCGCTCTGGTCGACGAACATGGCGATAGGCTTGGCAAGCGCGCGGCTGACGTTGAGCATTTCCTCGAGCGTATCGCGGTTGGGCGAGCCGAGGTCGAAGATGACCACGTCCGGCGCCAGGCGCTCGACATCGGCAACGAACGCGCCGGCCGGAGCAACCCTGAAGATGTCGGTAAAGCCGGCCTCGCGAAGACCTTCCTCGACGACGACGGACCGGAGGTCACTTTCGTCGATGATCACGATTCGCAAGCGGCAGGCCCCATGTTGCAGTGCAGCGGAACTGCCGGTGGGCCGCCAGCTTCGTCAATCCGGCGCGAATTCTTCACGTGGTGCCGGCGCCGGCCGCCGGTCTTCAGTCGCGAAACAGCAGGGGCGCCATCTGATACAGGCTGCGGCGCCATGTCTGGAATTCATGACCCGTGTTGGGCGAGACGTAGAAGACGCTCGGGTAACCGGCCTGCTTCAGGTCCTGCGCATTCTTGCGGGGGTCCGAGGGGGGAACTCCCGGTGGCGTGCGCATCCCGCGTTCCAATTCGCGGCTGCCGAAGCTGACGAACACCAGCTTCACCTTGTCCTTGAAGCCGGCCGTCTTGGTGACGTCGTCGAGCGAGAAGGTGCCGCCGCTGAGCAAGCCGATATGGCTGAACTTGTCCAAGTGGTTGGGCGCGATCAGCTTGGTTTCAAAGCCGCCCATCGACAGGCCGGCCATGGCCCGGTGCTTCTGGTCGGACAGCGTGCGGAAGTGGCTGTCGACGTAGGGCACCAACTCGTCGAGCAGCACGGTCTGGAACGGCTTGATATTGAAGGCCGCAAGTCCGCCGGGCTGACCGGGCCGGATGTCGTTGGTCATGCCATAGGTCATGACGATAATGAACGGACGGGTTTTTCCCGCAGCGATCAGATTGTCCATGATGAGGTTGGCATGGCCCTGGTTGGACCAGGCCGTCTCATCCTCGCCCCAGCCATGCTGGAGGTAGAGCACGGGGTATCGCGTGCTCTGGTTCTTGTCGTAGCCGGGCGGCGTGTAGACGAACGCCCGGCGGGATGTGCCGGTGCTCGGCGAGGGAAACAGCACCTGCTGAACGTGGCCATGCGGCACATCCTTGAGCGCGTAGAAGTCCTGGTCGTGCGCGGGGATCTCGATCCCGCTCTCCCACCGCGTCGAGCCGTAGAAGTTGAGCGAACCGGGATCGTTGAAGGTGCCGCCGTCGACGGTCAGGTGGTAATAATGGAAGCCCTCGTCGAGCGGACCTTCGGTGGTTCCGGTCCAGGTCCCGTCGGCTTGCTTCGCCAGCGTGGTGCCGCCACGCCCGCCAAGACCGAGGCTGACCTTCACGGCATCCGCCTCCGGCGCCTTGATCTTGAAGCGGACATAGCCCTGCGAGTTAACCTGGGGGAACTCCTGGCCCGGCTGGTTCAGCGAGGACGGCTTGAAGTCCTCAACGATCGGCGCGGTTGCAGCAGCGGCCGGAGTTTGCGCCGTCGCGGCTGGCGTAGCGGCCACCGCGGAGAGCAAAGCGATCACGAGGCGTCGGTTCATTTGGTCCCCTCCCGGAAAAGCAGCCGTTTTCGGCTCGACTCAATTGTCCGACTTATTGCAGCACTCCCCCGCTGCGGCAAGCTGTTATGGGCTATTACTGGATCGTGTGTTCGGAGAGCACCGGCGCGTAGCGGCTTGAAACAGGCAACCGCCGCCCGTTCTGGAGCGCGACCTCGACAACGCCCTTCCGGTCGCGGACCAGAACGTCGATCTTTCGCCATGGCACCAGGTAGGAACGGTGAACCCGAACGAAGCCCGACCTGCCAAGCACCCGCTCCGCATTGCGCATGGTCTGCCGCCAGATGACCGTCCGGCTTTCGGTGTGGAGTTCGACGTAATTGCCGGCTGCGCAGGCGAACAGGATTTCAGCCGGCGGGACCGGCGGGAAGCTGCTGCTCGGGACGACGTCGGCGTGCTCGCCGTCAGACCGCCGCAGAGGGTATAGAGCAGCTCCGAGCAGGGCGACACCGAGCAGAGGCACCCGAGTGAAGAAGGCCCGCTCGGCGCCCGATCCCAGCAATAAAGCCGCGCCGGCACTCGCAATGTAAGCCACGCTGCCGAGCAGAAGCGCGAGTCCGATCAGCGATCGCCGCGACGGCAAGGTCGCGGCGCGGTGCTGAAAGAGGAACACGCCGGCGACCCAAGGGCTGAGCGTCGCAATTGCCCAGATCATGCTTCCCAACACGTCGATCGCATGCGGCTCGAACAGCAGTTCGTAAGCGAGACAGTAGATCGCGCCGGCCGGGATCAGCAGCAATGGCGTGAGCCGCTGAATTCCACTGGATTTCAGCTTGGCCAATAGTGTTACGCTCAATCCTGCGGCTCCTCTCTTGGTCGCCATGCTGACATGAACCTTCTTCATTGCCCAGCCTCACGAATTGGTGGTGATAAGAACGCGCCAATGCGCACCCGATATCGGCGCCAACGCACCGTAAGGCGTCGCATAATAGCCTTTGCGTTGGAACGCGTTGACCCGCTGCACACGCAACGACTGGTTGAGCCGTCCGAGCTTCCAGCCGTAGGTCGTCCCGACGATCGCAAACGGAACGCCGTCCACTTCCACCTTGCTTTGACTGTCGCGGCGGCGGCCTCCTTCGTGAAGAAGGTAGCCGTCGACGCTCCATCGGTCCGTCAATTTCTGCTCAATGGCCACCGTTCCGTTGAAACGCGAGACACCCGGCGCGACTCGATTGATGGCGCCGGCCTCGACCAGCGCCCCAGAAACGCGCAGCTGCAGCACGTTGGCACCGAGCACGACCCGCGTCGTCGGGGTGACTTGGCCGGTCAGCGACGCCTCGACGCCGCGGTGTCGAACAGTTCCGACGGGCGCGTAGAGGAGGTCGCTGCGAAGTCCGTAGATAGGCTTACGAATGTCGAACCCGGCGACAATAAGCGCGAGCGATGTGGTGAGATCGATCCGGGCGCCGACTTCATACTGGCGCGCCTCCACCGGCGGCAGGACCGCACCGCGGTTGGCCGCGAGATCCGGCGCGACGCCC encodes:
- a CDS encoding CmpA/NrtA family ABC transporter substrate-binding protein, with translation MTPISIAFIPLTDCAVLVAAKEKGFAEARGIDLNLVRDVSWATVRDRLVYGQVQAAHLLAPLAVGVSLGLSQHRAPIAAPFKLNTNGNAITFSRSLATALGGDPLQRVTDPAATARALASVLPSLDRRPVIAVVHRFSSHALALRYWLAYARIDPDRDIELRVVPPPLMVDALGRGEIDGFTVGEPWNSVAVDAGVGEIVAISARIWESGPEKLLAFREDWAESHADTVDDLLRALDDAARWCDQPDNRDELAGILARDEYVGRPDRFLSRALTGKLLLSSRGEEVHSPNYLLLHRHAANFPWRSQALWIYSQLVRWNYLPASGEAELAASKVFRSDIYRRALALSETPLPTASLKVEGSLGVDYPAASPKGNLTLAPDRFFDGEVFDPERIGEYIAKQQSGLIRPVA
- a CDS encoding alpha/beta hydrolase, with the protein product MNRRLVIALLSAVAATPAATAQTPAAAATAPIVEDFKPSSLNQPGQEFPQVNSQGYVRFKIKAPEADAVKVSLGLGGRGGTTLAKQADGTWTGTTEGPLDEGFHYYHLTVDGGTFNDPGSLNFYGSTRWESGIEIPAHDQDFYALKDVPHGHVQQVLFPSPSTGTSRRAFVYTPPGYDKNQSTRYPVLYLQHGWGEDETAWSNQGHANLIMDNLIAAGKTRPFIIVMTYGMTNDIRPGQPGGLAAFNIKPFQTVLLDELVPYVDSHFRTLSDQKHRAMAGLSMGGFETKLIAPNHLDKFSHIGLLSGGTFSLDDVTKTAGFKDKVKLVFVSFGSRELERGMRTPPGVPPSDPRKNAQDLKQAGYPSVFYVSPNTGHEFQTWRRSLYQMAPLLFRD
- a CDS encoding formate/nitrite transporter family protein yields the protein MAYLQPTDFVTKMVDAGEAKIFMSAKDTLIRSYMAGAILALAAAFAVSINVQTGQPLAGAILFPVGFVMLLLFGFDLLTGVFVLAPLAVLDKRPGCTWSGVLRNWGLVFTGNFAGALTTAFLMAVYFTYGFSVEPNAVGQKLANIGVDRTLGYEQYGLAGWLTIFVRGMLCNWMVSAGVVGAMISTHVSGKVIAMWMPIMLFFYMVFEHSIVNMFLFPTAMMMGGDFSIADYFLWNEIPTVLGNLVGGIMFTGLTLYSTHLRTSPKRGPALVAEVAELPVVKQAA
- the nirD gene encoding nitrite reductase small subunit NirD codes for the protein MNDNGLIADWLDLGPVEQIPLRGARSVPVAGGEELAVFRTGDNRVYALVNRCPHKGGPLSQGIVQGDKVACPLHDWKISLVTGEAAAPDEGCVPTIPVRVVAGRILIARAAVIPQAA
- a CDS encoding LytTR family DNA-binding domain-containing protein, yielding MKKVHVSMATKRGAAGLSVTLLAKLKSSGIQRLTPLLLIPAGAIYCLAYELLFEPHAIDVLGSMIWAIATLSPWVAGVFLFQHRAATLPSRRSLIGLALLLGSVAYIASAGAALLLGSGAERAFFTRVPLLGVALLGAALYPLRRSDGEHADVVPSSSFPPVPPAEILFACAAGNYVELHTESRTVIWRQTMRNAERVLGRSGFVRVHRSYLVPWRKIDVLVRDRKGVVEVALQNGRRLPVSSRYAPVLSEHTIQ
- a CDS encoding ANTAR domain-containing response regulator, whose amino-acid sequence is MRIVIIDESDLRSVVVEEGLREAGFTDIFRVAPAGAFVADVERLAPDVVIFDLGSPNRDTLEEMLNVSRALAKPIAMFVDQSDEAMIGAAIDAGVSAYVVDGLRKDRVKPVLDLAIRRFNAFSNLKRELSEAKTELAERKTIDRAKLLLMNSKGLGEAEAYALLRTAAMRQSKRIAEVADALLTANDLLEGKAR
- a CDS encoding alginate export family protein, which translates into the protein MKQKGKRRLAAMIAAAATSAMATPAFAEATAVTPLLDLRVRHEFVDQDGFADEANATTLRARGGAEASMGAWRLLGEAEATVPLNHDYDSGFNGKAGYPLVSDPKNLELNRLQLQYRGLARTVVTGGRQRILIEDQRFVGNSGWRQNEQTFDAVRLEYADPKGLKADLTYSWSVRTIWGRDGVGGRQQAVDGNYLFANLGHPTPIGNVSAFAVLIDQNEQVVSLYRQSSKTLGIRVAGAKPLSKAAKLTYAFSFASQADYQRNPNDYVSNYLLTEAGVESGPWKLVLGREVLGADKGVAFTSFQTPLATLHKFNGWADKFLTAPPNGLRDLYASVAYGWKKQFGFDSIGPAVTYHRYRSDRLGQHYGNEWNAIIAAKKGRWTVTAKYAGYDARQFATDTEKAWLQVEWAY
- the nadB gene encoding L-aspartate oxidase, coding for MSQQFDVLIVGSGAAGLTAALNLAEHRKVGVIAKGALNEGATGWAQGGIAAVLEEGDTFDAHVNDTMIAGAGLNDRDVVEHVIAGAPAAIERLAELGVPFAAGEDGNRWHLTREGGHSHRRIVHVADATGAAVQRALEEAALKNPNITLVPDMVAIDLITGRHATNFSTSGAIHGLYAFNRKTKRVETLTARATILASGGAGRAYLYSTAPRGATGDGIAMAWRAGCRVSNMEMMQFHPTCLYNLEVKNFLITEAVRGEGGQLKHPVTGKRFMLDYDERAELAPRDVVARAIDNEIKRDGLDYVHLDISHRDPVFVREHFPNIYDRLIALGIDITAQPIPVVPAQHYTCGGVMVDIHGCTDAPGLYAAGEVTESGLHGANRLASNSLLECLVFGEAAARHILQSWDSLAEVPEIRVWDESRVTSSDEEVVIQQIWGEIRRFMWNFVGIVRTTKRLERAKRRIDMLRQEVTDYYANFRVTPDLIELRNLVEVADLIIRSALHRHESRGLHFTLDYPTTAPEAKDTLLVP